ACTTGAAGCTGTTAGACGAAATCCTCCAACACAAGAACTCATGTCGGAAATTTCTAGTTACTGTCTGGGATGAGAATAGGGTTGTGAGAGGGAGAGATGATCTGGGCAAGTGAGCGATTCTCATTGACATGCTTCCCGAGAAAATAAGAGACCttcccattctctcttttttgcTTATCGTAGCCCGAGAACAAAGCtttatttgtttgtatataTCAACGTGGCCGAGTGAGTGGATGGAGGAGAGTGATAGTGTAAACAAAAGCtgatagaaaaggaaaaaaaaaacaagtgtttatctgaaaatattgaatttttgcaGTGTAAAATCTAGAATACGACATGAGGAATCAAAATACTATGTAGTGCAGGAGGATACAATGAagtttcttcttcatcctctctcTCCCAACAATGGAGAACAAAACGTATCACAGTAAACAATAGACCTGTGATCGTACATTCGTAGTAGAGCGAGCGTAAAGCTCTTTGATTCTAATACTTACACAAGACCGAAGCAGCAATGTTTGTAATATTCTAATCATACAAATCCATCAGAAAGCAACATCATCCCCAACTACAGAGCTGAATACCGTTACAAGACTCAATCATTGCAGATTGAAAGTTTCATTGCAATCCACCACACTAGATTCTTGATTTCCCTCCAATTTATATAACATCACACCAATCTAAAGGATTACTTTGCAGCTCAACTTTTGATCCTCTCTTAAAATTATTCTTCACACTCTCTACCATTTGGATGTGGTAAAAGCTTCCCtcaacacacacaaacacaaagcTGAAGAGATCAAATATTCAATCGAAAttcactaaaccctaattccaagcTCACCAGATCCAACAATGCCAAttcatcctctctctctcgttaACTaaggctgctgctgctgctcaAAGTCTCGCTGATGGCGAGAAAGACAGAGAGAAAGTGAGAACTGAGCCTCCTCGCACTGTTTCCGCTTCAGGCTGGTTCCCCCGCTTGAGCAGAACGACCTCACCGCCTCATATTCCTCAGGGCAAGCCTCCCCCACCACGCACTCCGCCAACGCTTTGTTCAGATGTCTGCATCCAGACCTCCGCGCCGGCCCTTCCGGCATCCGACGATGGCACTGCAACAAAGCTTCCTGCAACCGATCGCATGAAGAAGATCTCATTACTCTGATTTTCAATCTTTCGTCTCATCGCTCACCCAACTCATTTATTTTCAAGTCATTAGTTGGTTTTGGGCTTTTTGTGGTGTCAGCCCATATCTCTTTATTATTAGAACCAAGCCCACTTATTAACATCCATTTTGTGCTCAGCTCACTAGTGAAAGAGAAACTTGCGTGATGATGACGACGACATAAACATAAAGgctctaaattttattttttattaaactaactagaTGATAACTCGTGCACGtagtaaatttttataataatatttatttattaagtggttttaacattttgcaacactataatttttatcgattatataatgacgaatacaaatattggtctcttaaatatatcattgtTGTTGAATAGTTAACATgttacatctcattttaattatttttaagacttcatatacacaaaaaaaaaattaa
The nucleotide sequence above comes from Brassica napus cultivar Da-Ae chromosome A9, Da-Ae, whole genome shotgun sequence. Encoded proteins:
- the BNAA09G25370D gene encoding uncharacterized protein BNAA09G25370D; translation: MRSSSCDRLQEALLQCHRRMPEGPARRSGCRHLNKALAECVVGEACPEEYEAVRSFCSSGGTSLKRKQCEEAQFSLSLCLSRHQRDFEQQQQP